A single Xiphias gladius isolate SHS-SW01 ecotype Sanya breed wild chromosome 18, ASM1685928v1, whole genome shotgun sequence DNA region contains:
- the tfe3a gene encoding LOW QUALITY PROTEIN: transcription factor E3a (The sequence of the model RefSeq protein was modified relative to this genomic sequence to represent the inferred CDS: inserted 2 bases in 1 codon): MSAVSSDQILTGEQNPTGAEPEQQEAGILQPQTVFVILDSAETLNLVRXESGSSGNICDLVVVVDVETKALIKERQKKDNHNLIERRRRFNINDRIKELGGLIPKSTDLEMRWNKGTILKASVDYIRKLQKEQQRAREMEERQRRLENTNRSLLLRIQELELQARLHGLSSSSSSSPPPTSSSSSLDPQALLSPTLPHPFSSSSPSSSLVTPSLGLDALSFVELDEPRGASTVFSPDLMSDVGLTELHGLGDILMEEGGGGGGGVMSDPLLSCGASKTSSRRSSFSMDEDL, from the exons ATGTCAGCTGTCAGCTCGGACCAGATCCTGACCGGAGAGCAGAACCCAACCGGAGCCGAGCCAGAGCAGCAGGAGGCCGGGATCCTGCAGCCGCAGACCGTGTTTGTCATCCTTGACTCGGCTGAAACACTCAATCTGGTCCG TGAGTCCGGAAGTTCTGGGA acatctgtgatcttgttgttgttgtagatgTGGAGACCAAAGCTCTGatcaaagagagacagaagaaggaCAACCACAACCTCA tcgagaggaggaggaggttcaACATCAACGATCGGATCAAAGAACTTGGAGGGCTCATCCCCAAATCCACTGACCT GGAGATGAGGTGGAACAAAGGAACCATCCTGAAGGCGTCGGTGGATTACATCCGCAAACTGcagaaagagcagcagagagcccgagagatggaggagagacagaggaggctgGAGAACACCAACCGCTCCCTGCTGCTCCGCATTCAG GAGCTGGAGCTTCAGGCTCGCCTCCAcggcctctcctcctcctcctcctcctcgcctccccccacctcctcctcctcctctctggacCCCCAGGCCCTGCTCTCCCCCACACTGCCTcaccccttctcctcctcctccccttcctcctccctggTGACTCCCTCCCTGGGTCTGGACGCCCTGAGCTTCGTGGAGCTGGACGAGCCCCGGGGAGCCTCCACAGTCTTCTCCCCGGACCTGATGTCTGACGTGGGGCTAACGGAGCTCCACGGCCTGGGAGACATCCtgatggaggaggggggaggaggcggaggaggggTGATGTCCGACCCCCTGCTGTCCTGCGGAGCCTCGAAgaccagcagcaggaggagcagcttCAGCATGGACGAGGACCTCTGA